The genomic window GAATGTCCGGCGCTTCGTCGAAGGCGGGCGGCTGCCTCCGCCCGATGCGGTCCGAATCGAGGAGCTGCTCAACTACTTCAGCTACCAATACACGGCTCCGGCGGCGGATAACGGCACGCCGTTTCTCACCTCGCTCGAGGTTGCGGACGCGCCCTGGGCTCCGGGGCACCGGCTCGTGCGCATCGGGATCAAGGCGCGCGAGGTGAGTGTCGCCCAGCGGCCCGCGGCCAATCTCGTGTTCCTGCTCGATGTGTCGGGCTCGATGCAGAGCGCCAACAAGCTGCCACTCGTGAAGCAGGCGATGCGCGTGCTCATCCAGGCGCTACGCCCGGATGATCGCGTCGCGATCGTCACCTACGCCGGCACCTCAGGGCTCGCGTTGCCGTCCACGCTGGCGTCCCGCTCCCAGACGATCCTTGAGGCGATCGACGCGCTCCATGCCGGCGGCTCCACCAACGGTGCGATGGGCATCCAGCTGGCGTACGACATTGCCAAGGCCAACGTGATCGCCGGCGGCATCAACCGCGTGATCCTGTGCACGGATGGTGATTTCAACGTTGGCGTGACGAACCAGGGCGAGCTCGCGCGGCTGATCGAGGAGAAGGCCAAGACCGGCGTGGCGCTGACGGCCCTCGGTTTCGGGATGCACAACTACAAGGACAGCACGCTCGAGCTCCTAGCCGACAAGGGGAATGGCAACTACGGCTACATCGACTCGCGCCGGGAGGCCGAGAAGCTGCTCGCGCAGCAGGTGAATGGCACGCTGCTCACCGTGGCGAAGGACGTGAAGATCCAGGTCGACTTCAACCCGGCGCGCGTGGCGAGTTACCGGCTGCTGGGCTACGAGGACCGCCTGCTCAACAAGGACGACTTCAACAACGATGCGGTCGACGCCGGCGAGATCGGCGCGGGGCACACCGTCACCGCGCTCTACGAGATCGTGCCGGTGGGGGCGGACGCAGCCAACGTGGTGATGCCGCCGCCGGTGGATGTCTCACGCTACGCCGTCGCGGCGCCGCTCGCCTCGGCGGTGGTGCCCCATGCCGCGGAATTGCTGGCGGTGAAGATCCGCTACAAGGCGCCGGACGGGGACGTCAGCCAGAAGCTCGAGATCCCGTTGACCGATGGCGGCGCGGCATTCGCGAATGCCAGCTCCGATTTCAGGTTCGCGGCGGCGGTCGCCGCGTACGGGATGGTGCTGCGCGAGTCGCCGTACCGGGGCAGCGCGAGCATCGGCGACGTCATCGCCTGGGCGGCGGGCGCGGCGGCGAAGCCGGCCGACGACCCCGCGGGGCAGCGCGCGGAGTTCATCGACCTGGCGCGCCGCACCCAGCGACTCATGGGAAAAGGCTGAAGAAACGAAGGCTGAAGGCTGAACCCGGAGAACGGATACGTTGGCGCGACTTGCTCGCGGTTGGGTGAACGAAGGCCGGAACCTGTCACTTTCCAACTTTCCCACCTGCAACGCCGTGCCGGCGGCCGCCCTGGAGAACCTGGACCCTGCAACTTTCCAGCCTGCCGACGCTCGAACGAACGGGCCGGCGGCGCGGGCGGCGGTCAGGTGCGAAGGTAGCTCGCGCCGTTGAGGTCGACGATGGAGCCGGTCATGACGGCGGGGGCGTCGAGTCCACAGAACACGGCGGCGCGGGCGATCTCATCCGGGCGGGAGACGCGGCCCAGCGGGTGCTGGGCGTAAATCTCGTCGCGCCGCGGGCCGGTGAGGTGTTCCGCGGCCATGTCGGTTTCCACCCAGCCGGGCGCGAGGCAGAAGATGAAGACGCCCCGTGGGGCGAGGTCCTTGGCGAGCGACTGACTGAGCGAGTTGAGACCGGCCTTGCTGGCGCCGTAGGCAGGCGCGTGCGGTTCGCCGCGAAACGCGCCGCGCGACGAGATGTTCACGATGCGTCCCCGCCCGAAGGCGTCGGGCGTGGTGCGCTCCGCGCGGCTGACCATGGCGAGGGCGGCGAGGTGGCAGAGGTGCGCCGGGGCGAGAAGATTGGAGGCGAGGGTACGCTGCCACGCCTCGCGCCAGGCGGCGTGGTCAGTGGTGAGCGACGCGTGGAGCTCGTAGATGCCCGCGTTGTTCACCAGCAGATCGACCGGGCCAAAGCCCCGCTCGACCTCCGTCCACAGCGTCTCCGCTCCGTCATTAC from Opitutus sp. ER46 includes these protein-coding regions:
- a CDS encoding SDR family NAD(P)-dependent oxidoreductase; translation: MTSRLHALVTGASRGIGRAIAEQLAARGCRVAVHYHQNRAAAESLLATLPGDGHACFAADLLRNDGAETLWTEVERGFGPVDLLVNNAGIYELHASLTTDHAAWREAWQRTLASNLLAPAHLCHLAALAMVSRAERTTPDAFGRGRIVNISSRGAFRGEPHAPAYGASKAGLNSLSQSLAKDLAPRGVFIFCLAPGWVETDMAAEHLTGPRRDEIYAQHPLGRVSRPDEIARAAVFCGLDAPAVMTGSIVDLNGASYLRT